A window of the Dongshaea marina genome harbors these coding sequences:
- the asnB gene encoding asparagine synthase (glutamine-hydrolyzing): MCGISGFVNTNITEHKLCDSVKALYHRGPDGAGLYQDIDNRVSLGHARLSIIDLETGDQPITSSDDSIVLVCNGEVYDFESIRTELKNKGYQFKTKSDSEVILYLYQEYGIKFLKELRGEFSFILFDRIRKTVYAVKDRFGIKPLYYVEKEGQVLLGSEAKAIFASGLHNAKIDPLALRDTLSFVNVNTVFEGIQTVPPGCYLEISLQGKVEVRRYWDIELPKQIRPQTLEEAKPEIRHHLDEAVKTRLRADVPVGVYLSGGIDSAIIASTVSRLHPDKLKTFTICFNEVRQFDEAQIAQKQADAIGAESHTIICNRHNLFGNLEDSLWNVELPALNLHGVGKFLLSKLARQHVKVVLTGEGADEVFLGYPYFKGESFSIAQNIWTGNSKSTKMRGNHRQQKEFLKEQFGFIPQIEMAESFSEKRQGFFNRLFSHAHRLKLKQNHPVSRLHQIISRDKTDGLSFEQKRQFFSIKGHLASYILTILGDRQEMANSIEGRVPFLDHKLFEYARTIPVELKVKGENEKYVLKEAFKDRIIPEIYNRTKHPFSAPPLLVLKKTCPASRKLIEKYLSQAAIKQAGIFNVHFVRGLQIFHRLNFWSSSLKNRINSLLLYILTSQMLHDLFVVNLVENINQRCPELNVTKYVVHSKITDFVTCPEKEASCEEEVVY, from the coding sequence ATGTGTGGGATTAGCGGGTTTGTAAATACCAATATAACTGAGCATAAACTGTGCGACTCAGTTAAAGCGCTTTATCACAGGGGACCGGATGGCGCGGGACTCTACCAGGATATTGATAACAGAGTGAGTCTTGGGCACGCCCGGCTATCGATTATTGATCTTGAAACGGGCGATCAGCCGATTACCTCCTCTGATGACTCGATTGTTCTGGTGTGTAATGGTGAGGTATACGATTTCGAATCTATTCGTACTGAACTAAAAAATAAAGGGTATCAGTTTAAAACAAAGTCAGACTCTGAAGTTATTCTCTACCTTTATCAGGAATATGGAATTAAATTTTTAAAGGAGCTCAGAGGCGAATTCTCATTCATACTCTTTGATCGGATCAGAAAGACTGTCTATGCGGTCAAAGATCGTTTTGGTATAAAGCCTCTTTACTATGTAGAAAAAGAGGGGCAGGTTCTGCTGGGCTCTGAAGCTAAGGCCATTTTTGCCTCAGGCCTTCATAACGCGAAAATTGATCCATTGGCACTAAGAGATACCCTGAGCTTTGTGAATGTGAATACGGTCTTTGAGGGGATACAAACTGTGCCCCCCGGTTGTTATCTTGAGATCAGCCTTCAGGGTAAGGTAGAGGTTCGGCGCTATTGGGATATTGAATTGCCGAAACAGATACGGCCTCAGACACTTGAGGAAGCAAAACCAGAGATCCGTCATCATCTCGATGAGGCGGTGAAAACTCGTCTGCGGGCCGATGTGCCGGTTGGCGTCTATCTGAGCGGTGGTATTGATTCAGCTATTATTGCCTCAACTGTTTCCAGGCTACATCCTGATAAATTGAAGACATTTACTATTTGCTTCAATGAAGTAAGGCAGTTTGATGAAGCCCAGATAGCTCAAAAACAAGCGGATGCCATTGGTGCTGAGTCTCATACCATTATCTGTAATCGGCATAACCTATTTGGTAATCTCGAGGACAGCCTATGGAACGTGGAGCTTCCGGCTCTTAATCTTCACGGAGTTGGAAAGTTCCTGCTGTCAAAACTAGCCCGTCAGCATGTCAAGGTGGTGCTCACCGGAGAGGGGGCGGATGAGGTGTTCCTGGGTTATCCCTACTTCAAGGGTGAGTCTTTTTCTATCGCTCAAAATATTTGGACCGGCAACTCAAAGAGCACCAAAATGCGAGGCAACCATCGCCAACAAAAAGAGTTTTTAAAAGAGCAATTTGGCTTTATCCCACAGATTGAGATGGCAGAGAGCTTCAGTGAGAAACGTCAGGGATTTTTTAATCGTCTGTTTAGTCATGCCCATCGTCTTAAGCTTAAGCAAAATCACCCGGTCAGTCGGCTGCATCAAATCATAAGTCGTGACAAGACCGATGGTTTAAGTTTCGAGCAAAAGCGGCAGTTTTTTAGTATTAAAGGGCACCTTGCTTCCTACATTCTGACGATCTTAGGGGACCGTCAGGAGATGGCAAACTCCATTGAGGGTAGAGTCCCCTTTCTGGATCATAAGCTTTTTGAATATGCCCGAACCATCCCGGTGGAGCTCAAGGTTAAGGGGGAAAACGAAAAGTATGTCCTCAAAGAGGCGTTTAAGGATAGGATCATTCCAGAGATTTACAACAGAACAAAACACCCGTTTTCGGCTCCGCCCCTATTGGTTCTCAAAAAAACCTGCCCTGCCTCCAGGAAGCTCATTGAAAAATATCTTAGCCAAGCTGCGATTAAACAGGCTGGGATATTCAATGTCCATTTCGTCAGAGGCTTGCAAATTTTCCATCGCCTCAATTTCTGGAGCTCCAGTCTCAAAAATAGGATCAACTCACTGCTGCTTTATATTTTAACCAGCCAGATGTTGCATGATCTTTTTGTGGTCAACCTGGTGGAAAACATCAACCAGCGTTGTCCCGAACTCAATGTCACAAAGTATGTGGTTCACTCTAAAATTACAGATTTTGTGACCTGCCCGGAGAAAGAAGCGTCCTGTGAAGAGGAGGTGGTTTATTAG
- a CDS encoding crotonase/enoyl-CoA hydratase family protein: MAHFSHCIESRDSEGLRDYARRCIDAVYFNNTQHELGITTISLIHGNALGGGLEAALSSAIIIVERQAKLGFPEVLFNLFPGMGAYNLLMQRVSPSMTEKIILSGKQYSAQEFYELGVIDELVDEGGGESAVNSYIRSSRNRLNSLKAMKKVRSCVNPLSYQAMLDIGDIWVDAAMNLTEKEIRMMSKLVNSQINFASKVSNPVTSQALAY, from the coding sequence CTGGCACACTTCAGCCATTGTATAGAATCCAGGGATAGTGAAGGTCTGCGAGACTATGCAAGACGCTGTATTGATGCGGTATATTTTAACAATACCCAGCATGAACTTGGCATTACGACTATCTCTTTGATTCATGGAAATGCGTTAGGTGGAGGCCTGGAGGCTGCACTATCGAGTGCTATCATCATTGTCGAGCGACAGGCAAAACTGGGTTTTCCCGAAGTTCTGTTTAACCTATTTCCCGGGATGGGGGCCTATAACTTATTGATGCAGCGTGTCAGCCCTTCCATGACAGAGAAAATAATCCTCAGCGGCAAGCAATATAGCGCTCAAGAGTTCTATGAACTTGGAGTCATTGATGAGTTGGTTGACGAGGGAGGCGGAGAGTCGGCGGTTAATTCATATATTCGATCAAGCCGAAATCGGTTAAACAGTCTGAAGGCAATGAAAAAAGTTCGATCATGTGTTAACCCTCTGAGTTATCAGGCTATGCTTGATATCGGTGATATCTGGGTCGATGCAGCCATGAATCTCACTGAAAAAGAGATCCGAATGATGTCTAAATTAGTGAATAGCCAAATAAATTTTGCGAGTAAAGTGTCTAATCCAGTGACTTCACAGGCATTAGCCTATTAA
- a CDS encoding Clp protease/crotonase-like domain-containing protein, producing MSNLYYTHEASLKNFKYLEVIVKPEQKSAWLYLNSEPRSCFTPELLKEVNEFHSILKNLNGKLPHEGRRIDIEFNIITSRHPVFSFGGIWHTSAIV from the coding sequence ATGAGTAACTTATATTATACACATGAAGCATCACTTAAAAACTTTAAATATTTGGAAGTAATAGTCAAGCCTGAGCAGAAATCTGCTTGGCTCTACCTGAATTCTGAGCCTCGCTCCTGCTTTACGCCGGAGCTGTTAAAGGAGGTAAATGAATTCCACTCAATTTTGAAAAATCTTAATGGCAAGTTACCCCATGAAGGAAGGCGGATTGATATAGAGTTTAACATCATCACATCGCGTCATCCGGTGTTTAGTTTTGGGGGGATCTGGCACACTTCAGCCATTGTATAG
- a CDS encoding putative bifunctional diguanylate cyclase/phosphodiesterase translates to MDTQRRIKGSDSARLNDTDFKDALLMMVDDEPIMMELVQAFLEDEGYQRFISVEDPREAMAVLEKRRPDILLLDLVMPEISGFEILSQIRQHQEFAYLPVIVLTSSSDAPTKLKALELGATDFLAKPVDASELILRLRNTLALKAYLDQLAYYDGLTQLPNRKLFIDRLGWALQSAAVIAKQVAVLSIALDRFGQINESFGVQVGDRVLQAVTERIQEVVQSEEVVSSEDNSQCLARLGGDEFTALLPVLERPEEAAAIARKIINNLHHPFEINGQQLFVTASIGISLSPDDGHYPEQLIQSASSAMRHAKEQGKDLYRFYSSTINEQSRKRLALEGDLRQALANHQLELHYQPKVDIHTHQTIGMETLIRWVHPQKGMIPPDQFVPLAEELGLIVPIGSWILQQACLQTAQWTRAGLGALKVCVNVSGQQFKESDFPSRVTEALQQSGLQPQQLVIEITESMAMQDVQATIKVLKAIKQLGVGLSIDDFGTGYSSLSYLKRFPIDELKVDRAFIMEVPDNQDEVLIVQAIIAMAKALQLGVVVEGVETQEQLDFLKTTDSDVIQGYYFSKPLPAEAFREYVHQSLGNTPEP, encoded by the coding sequence ATGGACACTCAGCGCCGGATCAAGGGATCCGACAGTGCAAGACTCAATGATACGGACTTTAAAGATGCACTTCTGATGATGGTGGACGATGAGCCGATCATGATGGAGCTGGTGCAGGCCTTCTTAGAGGATGAGGGCTATCAGCGCTTCATCAGCGTCGAAGATCCCCGTGAGGCGATGGCGGTGTTAGAGAAACGCCGCCCGGACATACTACTGCTGGATCTGGTTATGCCGGAGATCTCTGGGTTTGAGATCTTAAGTCAAATCCGTCAGCATCAGGAGTTTGCCTACCTGCCGGTGATCGTGCTGACCTCATCCAGTGATGCGCCGACCAAGCTTAAGGCGCTGGAGCTTGGGGCCACCGATTTTCTGGCCAAGCCGGTGGATGCCAGTGAGCTAATCTTGCGCCTTAGAAACACCCTGGCTCTCAAGGCTTATTTGGATCAACTGGCCTACTATGATGGCCTGACCCAGCTTCCCAATCGAAAGCTGTTTATCGATCGCTTAGGCTGGGCTTTGCAGAGCGCCGCCGTTATCGCAAAGCAGGTGGCGGTGCTGAGCATCGCTCTGGACCGCTTTGGTCAGATCAATGAGAGTTTTGGGGTCCAGGTCGGGGATAGGGTACTGCAGGCAGTGACCGAGCGGATCCAGGAGGTGGTACAAAGTGAGGAGGTGGTGAGCTCAGAGGATAATTCTCAGTGTTTAGCCCGCTTAGGGGGCGATGAGTTTACCGCACTGCTTCCCGTGCTGGAGCGGCCGGAAGAGGCCGCAGCGATTGCCCGAAAAATTATCAATAATCTGCACCATCCCTTCGAAATAAACGGTCAGCAGCTATTTGTCACCGCGAGCATCGGCATCTCTTTGTCGCCCGATGATGGTCACTATCCGGAGCAATTGATTCAGAGTGCCAGCTCGGCGATGCGCCATGCCAAGGAGCAGGGCAAGGATCTTTACCGGTTTTACTCCAGCACCATCAATGAGCAGTCCCGCAAGAGGCTGGCCCTGGAGGGGGATCTGCGCCAGGCCCTGGCCAATCACCAATTGGAACTTCACTACCAGCCCAAGGTGGATATCCATACCCATCAAACGATAGGCATGGAGACACTGATCCGTTGGGTTCATCCACAAAAGGGGATGATCCCACCGGATCAATTTGTGCCCCTGGCCGAGGAGCTGGGGCTGATCGTGCCTATCGGCAGCTGGATACTCCAGCAGGCGTGCCTGCAGACCGCTCAGTGGACCCGCGCAGGCCTGGGAGCCCTGAAGGTGTGCGTCAATGTCTCGGGGCAGCAGTTTAAGGAGAGTGATTTTCCAAGCCGGGTGACCGAGGCACTGCAACAGTCGGGATTACAACCCCAGCAGCTGGTGATCGAAATCACCGAGAGCATGGCGATGCAGGATGTCCAGGCAACCATCAAGGTTCTCAAGGCGATCAAGCAACTTGGGGTTGGTCTGTCTATTGATGACTTTGGCACCGGCTACTCATCCCTGAGTTATCTCAAGCGATTCCCAATCGATGAGCTCAAGGTAGACAGAGCCTTTATCATGGAGGTGCCGGATAATCAGGATGAGGTGCTGATCGTCCAGGCGATCATCGCCATGGCAAAGGCCCTGCAGCTTGGGGTGGTGGTCGAGGGAGTCGAGACTCAGGAGCAACTGGACTTTCTAAAGACCACCGACAGCGATGTGATCCAGGGGTACTATTTTAGCAAGCCACTTCCGGCAGAAGCGTTCCGCGAGTATGTGCACCAGTCGTTAGGCAATACACCCGAGCCCTAG